Proteins from a single region of Erythrobacter sp.:
- a CDS encoding MiaB/RimO family radical SAM methylthiotransferase produces MNAPQIISLGCRMNIAESERMRAMLAGEHNLVVVNSCAVTGEALRQTRQAIRRARRDHPTARLMVTGCAAEIDRDTIGAMEEVDGLIANAAKLDPRSWNVAGEAAPLAPARTRAFVAVQNGCDHACTFCVIPQGRGQSRSLPVTAVLREIETHLAVGAQEIVLTGVDLTSWGHDLPGTPGLGVLVEAILAAFPSFPRLRLSSVDGVEIDPALFDLLAHETRVMPHLHLSLQHGADLILKRMKRRHARADAVELVSRLKALRPGIAVGADIIAGFPTEDAAHHAQNLSIIDELGIVHAHVFPFSPRPGTPAARMPQLAREVIKARAADLRTRAADTRAAWLQSLVGETLPVLAERDGTGYAPNYARVALPDGTAAGSIVNVTVREVREGLLV; encoded by the coding sequence TTGAACGCTCCGCAGATCATTTCGCTCGGCTGCCGCATGAACATCGCCGAGAGTGAACGGATGCGCGCCATGCTGGCGGGCGAGCACAACCTCGTCGTCGTCAATTCCTGCGCTGTCACCGGCGAAGCGCTGCGCCAGACGCGCCAGGCGATCCGCCGCGCACGCCGCGATCATCCCACCGCCCGCCTGATGGTGACCGGCTGTGCGGCCGAGATCGATCGCGACACGATCGGCGCGATGGAAGAGGTCGACGGCCTCATCGCCAATGCCGCCAAGCTCGATCCGCGCAGCTGGAACGTGGCGGGCGAAGCCGCGCCGCTCGCTCCGGCGCGCACCCGTGCTTTCGTGGCGGTGCAAAACGGCTGCGATCACGCCTGCACCTTCTGCGTCATCCCGCAAGGCAGGGGGCAGAGCCGCTCGCTCCCCGTCACCGCCGTGCTGCGCGAAATCGAGACCCATCTGGCGGTGGGTGCGCAGGAGATCGTTCTCACCGGCGTGGATCTGACCAGTTGGGGCCATGATTTGCCCGGCACCCCCGGACTGGGCGTGCTGGTCGAAGCAATCCTTGCCGCCTTCCCTTCCTTCCCGCGCCTGCGCCTCTCCTCGGTTGACGGGGTGGAGATCGATCCGGCCCTGTTCGATCTGCTGGCGCACGAGACGCGGGTGATGCCGCACCTCCACCTCTCGCTCCAGCACGGGGCAGACCTGATCCTCAAGCGCATGAAGCGCCGCCATGCCCGCGCCGATGCGGTTGAGCTGGTGAGCCGCCTCAAGGCGCTGCGGCCCGGCATCGCCGTGGGGGCAGACATTATCGCCGGCTTCCCGACCGAGGACGCGGCGCACCACGCGCAGAACCTTTCGATCATCGACGAACTCGGCATCGTCCATGCCCATGTCTTCCCCTTCTCGCCCCGCCCGGGCACGCCGGCCGCGCGCATGCCGCAATTGGCGCGCGAGGTGATCAAGGCCCGCGCTGCCGACCTGCGCACCCGCGCCGCCGATACCCGCGCCGCGTGGCTTCAATCGCTTGTGGGCGAAACGCTCCCCGTCCTCGCGGAACGCGACGGCACGGGCTATGCGCCCAATTACGCCCGCGTCGCCTTGCCCGATGGGACGGCGGCGGGCAGCATCGTCAATGTGACCGTGCGCGAGGTCAGGGAGGGCCTGCTCGTATGA
- a CDS encoding MFS transporter, whose product MTTSTNLMRQRRFLPLFLTQLLNALNDNLYKNAMVLFVVYSVYDSPEMETLISGVATAVFVLPFVLFSATSGQLADMRDKTKIIRWIKFAEIIIMSVGATGLVLAARGISVETLAIPLMFVALFAMGVHSTFFGPIKYAILPQHLEPDEVLAGTGLVEAGTYVAILVGMMLGGAMPIMWSITAVVAISLIGYMVCRWVPPAPAQTEETKVDWNPIRASRDLIAFSMGNLELRYSVLAISYFWAIAAILSVQFIPLAKNVLLADKQVAAVLLVAFSAGIAIGSVSINALLKGDISARYSARSVLVLGVLLVGFYALCRMWDLKPAGELFTVSEFLAQPLALLLTFNLLLIAVAGGMFVVPLYAFLTTKVDKSEASRSVAANNFISSIYMVVGAGVAGTLGFFGIPLEEQVLISLVLCVLSARLATKLHALEEPAAG is encoded by the coding sequence ATGACCACATCGACCAATCTCATGCGCCAGCGGCGGTTTCTGCCGCTGTTCCTGACGCAGCTGCTGAACGCGCTCAACGACAATCTCTACAAGAACGCGATGGTGCTGTTCGTGGTCTATTCGGTCTACGATTCGCCCGAGATGGAGACGCTCATCAGCGGCGTCGCCACCGCCGTTTTCGTGCTGCCCTTCGTGCTGTTCTCGGCCACCTCGGGCCAGCTCGCCGACATGCGCGACAAGACCAAGATCATCCGCTGGATCAAGTTTGCCGAGATCATCATCATGTCCGTCGGCGCGACGGGACTGGTGCTCGCGGCGCGCGGTATCTCGGTGGAAACACTGGCGATCCCGCTGATGTTCGTCGCGCTGTTCGCGATGGGCGTCCATTCGACCTTCTTCGGCCCGATCAAATACGCGATCCTGCCCCAGCATCTGGAACCCGACGAAGTGCTGGCCGGCACGGGTCTGGTCGAGGCCGGCACCTACGTCGCGATCCTCGTGGGCATGATGCTGGGCGGGGCGATGCCGATCATGTGGAGCATCACGGCGGTCGTCGCGATTTCGCTGATCGGCTACATGGTGTGCCGCTGGGTGCCGCCAGCGCCTGCGCAGACCGAGGAGACCAAGGTCGACTGGAACCCGATCCGCGCCTCGAGGGACCTGATCGCCTTCTCGATGGGCAATCTCGAGCTCAGGTATTCGGTGCTGGCGATCAGCTATTTCTGGGCCATCGCCGCCATTCTCTCGGTGCAGTTCATCCCGCTCGCCAAGAATGTGCTGCTGGCCGACAAGCAGGTCGCTGCCGTCCTGCTGGTGGCGTTTTCGGCGGGCATCGCGATCGGATCGGTCTCGATCAACGCGCTGCTCAAGGGCGATATCTCGGCGCGCTATTCGGCCCGTTCGGTGCTGGTGCTGGGCGTGCTGCTGGTGGGCTTTTACGCCCTGTGCCGGATGTGGGACCTGAAGCCTGCGGGCGAACTGTTCACAGTGAGCGAGTTCCTTGCCCAGCCGCTGGCGCTGCTGCTGACCTTCAACCTGCTGCTGATCGCGGTGGCAGGGGGCATGTTCGTGGTGCCGCTCTATGCCTTCCTCACCACCAAGGTCGACAAGTCCGAAGCCTCGCGCTCGGTCGCGGCGAACAACTTCATCTCGTCGATCTATATGGTGGTGGGCGCGGGTGTGGCCGGAACGCTGGGCTTCTTCGGCATCCCGCTCGAAGAACAGGTGCTGATCAGCCTCGTCCTGTGCGTGCTGTCAGCGCGGCTGGCGACCAAGCTTCATGCGCTGGAAGAACCGGCCGCGGGTTAA
- the dapF gene encoding diaminopimelate epimerase — MHGLGNDFVVLDARACPLPMMTADIARALGDRRTGIGFDQLILLEPSEVHDFRVRFFNSDGSEVGACGNGSRAVALLHGAPAVVDTGGGPIALEPTAGGARVDMGAPRFDWDAIPLAYPMDTHIMPVGWETLEGPMAVNVGNPHAIFFVEDADAVELDRLGPIIEHDPLFPERVNVNVAHIAGPDHLKLRVWERGAGLTRACGTGACATAVAAIRRGLVKSPVRVTLPGGDLTIAWEPGGTIVMTGPATTSFTGTFDWDDYAGGAGA; from the coding sequence ATGCACGGGCTGGGCAACGACTTCGTCGTGCTCGATGCCCGCGCCTGCCCGCTGCCGATGATGACGGCGGATATCGCGCGCGCGCTGGGTGACAGGCGCACGGGGATCGGGTTCGATCAGCTGATCCTGCTGGAGCCGAGCGAGGTCCACGATTTCAGGGTGCGGTTCTTCAACTCCGATGGCAGCGAGGTCGGCGCATGCGGCAATGGCAGCCGCGCGGTGGCGCTGCTCCATGGCGCGCCTGCGGTGGTGGATACGGGCGGCGGGCCGATTGCGCTCGAACCCACGGCAGGCGGCGCAAGGGTCGACATGGGCGCCCCACGCTTCGACTGGGATGCGATCCCGCTCGCCTATCCGATGGACACGCATATCATGCCGGTGGGTTGGGAGACGCTGGAAGGGCCGATGGCGGTCAATGTCGGCAATCCGCACGCGATCTTCTTCGTCGAGGATGCCGACGCGGTGGAACTCGACCGGCTGGGCCCGATCATCGAGCATGATCCGCTGTTCCCCGAGCGGGTCAACGTCAATGTCGCGCACATCGCCGGCCCCGACCATCTCAAGCTGCGCGTCTGGGAGCGCGGCGCAGGCCTGACGCGGGCCTGCGGCACGGGCGCCTGCGCCACAGCAGTTGCAGCGATCCGGCGCGGCCTCGTTAAGAGCCCGGTGCGCGTCACTCTGCCCGGCGGCGATCTCACCATCGCGTGGGAGCCGGGCGGCACGATCGTGATGACCGGGCCTGCCACCACCAGCTTTACCGGCACCTTCGATTGGGACGATTACGCCGGGGGAGCCGGGGCTTGA
- a CDS encoding inner membrane-spanning protein YciB yields the protein MSQSEGKKAASSWLNVAVDYGPLLVFLGVYRMNAPADPSPAGEIGAIIYGTGAFMIAAVAALAISKWRLGKVSPMLWFSTALIVGFGSLTIFFGDPTFVQLKPTIIYASFGVVLLAGFALGKAMLKVLLEAAFEGLSDEGWLKLSRNWGVFFLGLAILNEVLRAQMDFEGWLWAKIWVFLPLTFLFTFSQLPMLLKHGLSFEEKDEVLKDEPPTG from the coding sequence ATGAGCCAGAGCGAAGGGAAGAAAGCCGCCTCCAGCTGGCTCAATGTTGCGGTCGATTACGGCCCGCTGCTGGTGTTCCTCGGCGTCTACCGGATGAACGCTCCGGCTGATCCCAGCCCCGCGGGCGAGATCGGCGCGATCATCTATGGCACGGGCGCTTTCATGATTGCCGCGGTCGCCGCGCTCGCCATCTCGAAATGGCGGCTGGGCAAGGTCTCGCCGATGCTGTGGTTCTCGACCGCGCTGATCGTCGGCTTCGGCAGCCTCACGATCTTCTTCGGCGATCCGACCTTCGTGCAGCTGAAGCCGACCATCATCTATGCGAGCTTCGGGGTGGTGCTGCTCGCGGGCTTTGCGCTCGGCAAGGCGATGCTCAAGGTGCTGCTCGAAGCCGCCTTCGAGGGCCTTTCGGACGAAGGCTGGCTCAAGCTGTCGCGCAACTGGGGGGTGTTCTTCCTCGGCCTTGCGATCCTCAACGAAGTCCTGCGCGCGCAGATGGACTTCGAAGGCTGGCTGTGGGCCAAGATCTGGGTGTTCCTGCCGCTGACCTTCCTCTTCACCTTCAGCCAGCTGCCGATGCTGTTGAAGCACGGCCTCAGCTTCGAGGAAAAGGACGAGGTCCTGAAGGACGAACCCCCGACGGGGTGA
- the pgsA gene encoding CDP-diacylglycerol--glycerol-3-phosphate 3-phosphatidyltransferase codes for MLNLPNILTMSRIFAVPLLAFFLWWPEWRLGYLIGFVLYCIIAITDFFDGYLARAQGTVSKLGIFLDPIADKIMVAAVILVLTAQGYLRGPYAGDVHVIAGLVILIREIAVSGLREFLGGIQVSVPVSKLAKWKTTFQLVSLGALILGGAVHGQPCQALAGEGCGTIAQNWVHLVGLVSLWTAAVLTCVTGWDYLRVGLKHMD; via the coding sequence ATGCTGAACCTGCCCAACATCCTCACCATGTCGCGCATCTTCGCGGTGCCGCTCCTGGCCTTCTTCCTGTGGTGGCCGGAATGGCGGCTGGGCTATCTGATCGGCTTTGTGCTCTATTGCATCATCGCCATCACCGATTTCTTCGACGGCTATCTGGCGCGCGCGCAGGGGACAGTCTCGAAGCTCGGCATCTTCCTTGATCCGATTGCCGACAAGATCATGGTGGCCGCGGTCATTCTGGTGCTGACGGCGCAGGGCTATCTGCGCGGACCCTATGCGGGCGATGTCCATGTGATTGCCGGCCTCGTCATCCTGATCCGCGAGATCGCGGTCTCGGGCCTGCGCGAATTTCTGGGCGGGATTCAGGTTTCGGTGCCGGTGTCCAAGCTCGCCAAGTGGAAGACGACCTTCCAGCTGGTGTCGCTGGGGGCGCTGATTCTGGGCGGGGCGGTTCACGGCCAGCCGTGTCAGGCCCTGGCAGGCGAGGGCTGCGGCACCATCGCGCAGAACTGGGTGCATCTGGTCGGGCTCGTCAGCCTGTGGACGGCGGCGGTGCTGACCTGCGTGACCGGCTGGGATTATCTGCGCGTCGGCCTCAAACATATGGATTAA
- a CDS encoding putative bifunctional diguanylate cyclase/phosphodiesterase → MTEHESPNPLKSAERDVVALGIAAAAILLLVATGGAVVPDAVFSLLGSGQEPNRLLVSALLLNIALIIFGWRRYQELTREIAERRRAEDQARLLAATDPLTHCLNRRAMIEATEELRERAAMRGEAVVYCMIDLDNFKQINDMYGHSCGDAALVKLAERIRQLLPREARLARLGGDEFGFVMAYPVGHMERIDDLVIRLFASIAEPLEVRQVTVELSVSIGLSTDHEADGSPGPVVDAETLMHRADMALYHAKKQGRNRHFWFETSMENELRFRNQLETGIRRGIGQNEFVPYYEQQVDIDSGELVGFEMLARWHSEQLGVVSPEIFIPIAEEMGLITQLSEQLMDRAFADAREWDDSLTLSINISPVQLRDPWFAQRLLKRLVAANFPPQRLEIEITESCLHENITLVRSMITSLRNQGVHISLDDFGTGYSSLEQLRNLPFDRIKIDRSFISELRQPASRSRLVDAIIALGRGLDLPLTAEGVEDEEILDALRSMGKLKAQGYVYGKPETADQVRERLARAGKLGKAQGVRTLGCGQTGSTSLPHAANS, encoded by the coding sequence TTGACGGAACACGAATCACCCAACCCGCTGAAGAGCGCCGAACGCGATGTCGTGGCGCTGGGCATTGCTGCGGCCGCGATCCTGCTGCTGGTGGCAACCGGCGGCGCGGTCGTGCCCGATGCGGTGTTCTCGCTGCTCGGCAGCGGCCAGGAGCCCAACCGCCTGCTGGTGAGCGCGCTGCTGCTCAATATCGCGCTGATCATCTTCGGCTGGCGGCGTTATCAGGAATTGACCCGCGAGATCGCCGAGCGGCGCCGCGCCGAGGATCAGGCCCGCCTGCTGGCAGCCACCGACCCGCTGACCCACTGCCTCAACCGGCGCGCGATGATCGAGGCCACTGAAGAACTGCGCGAGCGTGCCGCAATGCGCGGCGAGGCCGTGGTCTATTGCATGATCGATCTCGATAATTTCAAGCAGATCAACGACATGTATGGCCATTCCTGCGGCGACGCGGCGCTGGTCAAGCTGGCCGAACGGATCCGCCAACTGCTCCCGCGCGAGGCCCGTCTGGCGCGTCTGGGCGGCGATGAATTTGGCTTTGTCATGGCCTATCCGGTGGGCCACATGGAGCGTATCGACGATCTGGTGATCCGCCTGTTCGCGAGCATCGCCGAACCGCTCGAAGTGCGCCAGGTCACGGTTGAACTCAGCGTCTCGATCGGCCTTTCGACCGATCACGAAGCCGATGGTTCGCCCGGCCCCGTGGTCGATGCCGAAACCCTGATGCACCGCGCGGACATGGCGCTCTATCACGCCAAGAAGCAGGGCCGGAACCGCCATTTCTGGTTCGAGACCAGCATGGAAAACGAGCTGCGCTTCCGCAACCAGCTCGAAACCGGCATCCGCCGCGGGATCGGTCAGAACGAATTCGTGCCCTATTACGAACAGCAGGTGGATATCGACAGCGGCGAGCTGGTCGGGTTCGAGATGCTGGCGCGCTGGCATTCGGAACAGCTGGGCGTCGTCAGCCCGGAAATCTTCATCCCCATCGCCGAGGAAATGGGCCTCATCACCCAGCTCTCCGAACAGCTGATGGACCGCGCCTTTGCCGATGCGCGCGAATGGGACGACAGCCTGACGCTGTCGATCAACATCTCGCCGGTGCAGCTGCGCGATCCGTGGTTTGCGCAGCGGCTTTTGAAGCGCCTCGTCGCTGCCAATTTCCCGCCCCAGCGGCTGGAGATCGAGATCACCGAAAGCTGCCTGCACGAGAACATCACGCTGGTGCGCTCGATGATCACGTCCCTGCGCAACCAGGGTGTGCACATCAGCCTTGATGATTTCGGCACCGGCTATTCGAGCCTCGAACAGCTGCGCAACCTGCCGTTTGACCGGATCAAGATCGATCGCAGCTTCATCAGCGAACTGCGCCAGCCGGCGAGCCGTTCGCGGCTGGTCGATGCGATCATCGCGCTGGGCCGCGGGCTTGATCTGCCGCTCACGGCAGAGGGCGTGGAGGACGAGGAAATCCTCGACGCACTGCGCTCGATGGGCAAACTGAAGGCGCAGGGCTATGTCTATGGCAAGCCCGAAACCGCCGATCAGGTGCGCGAGCGGCTGGCCCGCGCGGGCAAGCTCGGCAAGGCGCAAGGTGTGCGCACGCTTGGCTGCGGCCAGACCGGCAGCACCAGCTTGCCCCACGCCGCCAACTCCTGA
- a CDS encoding EVE domain-containing protein yields the protein MPNYWLMKSEPFKYSWDDLVAEGEGTWDGVRNYLARNNLMAMQVGDEAFFYHSREGLEIVGIAEITVTGIGDPTDETGKWAAVKLRAKEKFAHPVTLAAIKAEPRLAEMQLVRLSRLSVCGVTPAEWQVICEMAKG from the coding sequence ATGCCCAATTACTGGCTGATGAAGTCCGAGCCGTTCAAATATAGCTGGGATGATCTGGTGGCCGAGGGCGAGGGCACATGGGACGGGGTGCGCAACTATCTCGCCCGCAACAACCTGATGGCGATGCAGGTGGGTGACGAGGCCTTCTTCTACCACTCGCGCGAGGGGCTTGAGATCGTCGGAATTGCCGAAATCACCGTTACCGGAATCGGCGATCCCACCGATGAGACTGGCAAGTGGGCTGCGGTGAAGCTTCGCGCGAAGGAGAAATTCGCGCACCCTGTCACGCTGGCGGCGATCAAGGCCGAGCCGCGGCTGGCCGAGATGCAGCTCGTGCGCCTGTCGCGCCTGTCGGTCTGCGGGGTGACCCCGGCGGAATGGCAGGTGATCTGCGAGATGGCAAAAGGCTGA
- a CDS encoding SRPBCC family protein, whose translation MTEPDQEPLPYHTNMRGQRAGSGFLLTMLGLLLLTILLLNTGVLEASYSGIAFMGLLPFVIGALVTGAGLQVYSHYGCIIAPVLLFAIMFPLVHYGLAEGLICIIMVLPFWLAAGIGGALATYVIHRRQRRLEREEGVTRFQALGLAALPFALLYAEEASPPAWEEHAVVRHVDIAADARDVWPLLLSIPAVSSDEGIVTFTHDIAGIPRPAEARLVQRGEQLVRVGRWGDAIRFEERVTALEPGHRIAWDFAFPDNSVQTYTDRHISPDGPLLKIARGGYTLQPLGDGRVRVTLSTTYRMRSRLDWYLAAWGERMLGDVEANVLAIIKARAER comes from the coding sequence GTGACCGAACCCGATCAGGAACCCCTGCCCTATCACACGAATATGCGCGGGCAGCGCGCGGGGAGCGGTTTTCTGCTGACGATGCTCGGCCTGCTGCTGCTGACCATCCTGCTGCTCAACACCGGCGTGCTCGAAGCCTCCTATTCGGGCATCGCCTTCATGGGCCTGCTGCCCTTCGTCATCGGCGCGCTGGTGACGGGGGCGGGCTTGCAGGTCTATTCGCATTACGGCTGCATCATCGCCCCGGTGCTGCTGTTCGCGATCATGTTCCCGCTGGTCCATTATGGCCTTGCCGAGGGGCTGATCTGCATCATCATGGTACTGCCCTTCTGGCTGGCGGCCGGGATCGGCGGGGCGCTGGCGACCTATGTGATCCACCGTCGCCAACGCCGCCTTGAGCGCGAAGAGGGCGTGACCCGGTTTCAGGCCCTGGGCCTTGCCGCCCTGCCCTTCGCGCTGCTCTATGCCGAGGAAGCCAGCCCGCCCGCTTGGGAAGAGCACGCGGTCGTGCGCCATGTCGATATCGCCGCCGATGCGCGCGATGTGTGGCCGCTGCTGCTCTCGATCCCTGCCGTCTCCTCGGACGAAGGGATCGTCACATTCACCCATGACATTGCCGGGATCCCCCGCCCTGCCGAAGCGCGGCTGGTGCAGCGCGGCGAGCAATTGGTGCGCGTCGGGCGGTGGGGCGATGCCATCCGCTTTGAAGAGCGCGTCACCGCGCTCGAACCCGGCCACCGCATCGCGTGGGACTTCGCCTTCCCCGACAATTCCGTGCAGACCTATACCGATCGCCACATCTCGCCCGATGGCCCGCTGCTGAAAATCGCGCGCGGCGGTTACACGCTCCAGCCGCTGGGTGACGGGAGGGTGCGCGTGACGCTCTCCACCACCTACCGGATGCGCAGCCGTCTCGACTGGTATCTAGCGGCGTGGGGCGAGCGGATGCTGGGCGATGTGGAGGCCAATGTGCTTGCTATCATTAAGGCGCGGGCCGAGCGCTAG
- a CDS encoding thiamine pyrophosphate-binding protein → MRSAAALLVDCLATQGCDRIFTVPGESFLSVLDALPDHPEIEVVTCRQEGGVAFMACADGAMNAAGSGRPGVAFVTRGPGATNASIGVHVAHQDSQPMILFVGDVARGMQGREGFQEVDFPAFFAPVCKWAAKIDDPARIPEYVARAYAVAMNGRPGPVVLALPEDMLVDEVPASLAPRPFVTRTAQAVCPDAMAALFDLIADAASPVAIIGGAGWNAKARENFQTFAERIGLPVATAFRRQDAIAPDSPVYAGNLGYGPNPGLVERIRNADLIIAVGARLGEATTDGYTIPTLEHPGQTLVHIHPDPEELGRVYRTDLALCCGVDEFAECAALWEDSAVIPFDAGAEAHAEWLAWSTPQASGATMDLGLCVAAMREVLPDDTMICNGAGNFAGWWHRHWHYRAYPGQLAPTCGAMGYGVPAAVAAALRYPERTVVAVAGDGDFLMNGQELATAAQHGANLIVVVVDNGAYGTIRMHQEREYPGRVSATVLANPDFAMLGAAYGALSAKVTTTEEFIAALEEARGRTGIRLIHALTDLERIAASGATISGLRARAKG, encoded by the coding sequence ATGCGTAGCGCCGCCGCGCTGCTGGTCGATTGCCTTGCAACCCAAGGGTGCGACCGGATCTTCACTGTGCCAGGCGAAAGCTTCCTCAGCGTGCTCGATGCCCTGCCCGATCATCCCGAAATCGAGGTGGTCACCTGCCGTCAGGAAGGTGGAGTGGCTTTCATGGCCTGCGCCGACGGAGCGATGAACGCCGCAGGATCGGGGCGGCCGGGCGTGGCCTTCGTCACCCGCGGTCCGGGCGCGACCAATGCCTCGATCGGCGTCCATGTGGCGCATCAGGATTCGCAGCCGATGATCCTCTTCGTGGGCGATGTGGCGCGCGGCATGCAGGGGCGCGAAGGCTTTCAGGAGGTCGATTTTCCGGCCTTCTTCGCACCCGTCTGCAAATGGGCAGCCAAGATCGATGATCCGGCGCGCATCCCAGAATATGTCGCGCGTGCCTATGCCGTGGCGATGAACGGGCGGCCCGGCCCGGTGGTGCTGGCCCTGCCCGAGGATATGCTGGTCGACGAGGTACCCGCCAGCCTTGCGCCGCGCCCCTTCGTCACCCGCACCGCGCAGGCTGTGTGCCCCGATGCCATGGCCGCGCTGTTCGATCTGATTGCCGATGCGGCGAGCCCGGTCGCGATCATCGGCGGGGCGGGCTGGAACGCGAAGGCGCGCGAAAACTTCCAGACCTTTGCCGAGCGCATCGGATTGCCCGTCGCCACTGCTTTCCGCCGTCAGGACGCGATTGCGCCCGATAGCCCGGTCTATGCTGGCAATTTGGGCTATGGCCCGAACCCCGGGCTGGTCGAGCGCATCAGGAACGCCGACCTCATCATCGCCGTGGGCGCGCGGCTGGGCGAAGCGACGACCGACGGATACACCATCCCCACGCTCGAACACCCCGGGCAGACGCTGGTCCACATCCACCCCGATCCCGAGGAGCTGGGCCGGGTCTATCGCACCGATCTGGCGCTGTGCTGTGGGGTGGACGAATTCGCCGAATGCGCCGCCCTGTGGGAAGACAGCGCGGTGATCCCCTTCGATGCGGGGGCTGAGGCCCATGCCGAATGGCTCGCATGGAGCACACCGCAAGCGTCGGGCGCAACGATGGATCTGGGGCTGTGCGTTGCGGCGATGCGCGAAGTGCTGCCGGACGACACGATGATCTGCAACGGCGCGGGCAACTTTGCCGGATGGTGGCACCGCCACTGGCACTACCGGGCCTATCCCGGCCAGCTCGCGCCCACCTGCGGAGCGATGGGTTACGGCGTGCCCGCAGCGGTCGCCGCTGCGCTGCGCTATCCGGAGCGCACCGTGGTCGCCGTGGCGGGGGACGGCGACTTCCTGATGAACGGTCAGGAACTCGCCACCGCCGCGCAACACGGCGCGAACCTCATCGTGGTGGTGGTCGATAACGGCGCCTACGGCACGATCCGCATGCACCAGGAGCGCGAATATCCCGGGCGCGTGTCAGCCACCGTGCTCGCCAATCCCGATTTCGCGATGCTGGGCGCGGCCTATGGCGCGTTGAGCGCGAAGGTGACGACGACCGAGGAATTCATCGCCGCGCTGGAAGAAGCGAGGGGCCGGACCGGCATCCGCCTGATCCACGCCCTCACCGATCTCGAACGGATTGCCGCAAGCGGCGCGACGATTTCCGGCCTGCGGGCACGCGCAAAAGGCTGA
- the ftsY gene encoding signal recognition particle-docking protein FtsY produces MSETSWTQRLFGGFAKTSERLTANLSGVSSGTAKLDDATLDEVEDALIMSDLGPSAAARIRAKLAEKRFGLEISARELKEAVAEEIAAILRPVAKPLEITAFPRPQVILVIGVNGSGKTTTIAKLAHLFMEDDYGVLLAAGDTFRAAAIGQLATWAGRIGVDIVRGPEGGDPAAIVFDAVKQATDTGIDALIVDTAGRLQNKKELMEELAKIRRVLGRLNPEAPHDVVLVLDATNGQNALAQIDVFKEVAGVTGLIMTKLDGTARGGVLVAAAEQYGLPIHAIGVGEKMEDLRPFDPDLVARVIAGIA; encoded by the coding sequence ATGAGTGAAACCAGCTGGACGCAGCGCCTGTTCGGCGGCTTCGCCAAGACGTCCGAGCGCCTCACCGCGAACCTTTCGGGCGTGAGCAGCGGCACGGCAAAGCTTGACGATGCAACGCTCGACGAAGTCGAGGATGCGCTGATCATGTCGGACCTCGGCCCCTCGGCCGCGGCACGTATCCGCGCCAAGCTTGCCGAGAAGCGCTTCGGGCTCGAAATTTCCGCGCGCGAGTTGAAGGAGGCCGTGGCGGAGGAAATCGCCGCGATCCTGCGTCCTGTGGCCAAGCCGCTGGAGATCACCGCCTTCCCGCGCCCGCAGGTGATCCTCGTGATCGGCGTCAACGGCAGCGGCAAGACCACCACCATCGCCAAGCTCGCGCACCTCTTCATGGAGGATGATTACGGCGTGCTGCTGGCGGCGGGCGACACCTTCCGCGCTGCCGCCATCGGCCAGCTCGCCACCTGGGCGGGACGCATCGGGGTCGATATCGTACGCGGGCCGGAAGGCGGCGATCCGGCGGCGATCGTGTTCGATGCGGTCAAACAGGCAACCGACACCGGGATCGACGCCCTGATCGTCGACACCGCAGGCCGACTGCAGAACAAGAAGGAGCTGATGGAGGAGCTGGCCAAGATCCGCCGCGTCCTCGGCCGGCTCAATCCCGAAGCCCCGCATGACGTGGTGCTGGTGCTCGATGCCACCAACGGCCAGAACGCGCTCGCGCAGATCGACGTGTTCAAGGAAGTCGCGGGCGTCACCGGCCTGATCATGACCAAGCTTGATGGCACCGCGCGTGGCGGTGTGCTGGTGGCGGCGGCGGAGCAATATGGCCTGCCGATCCACGCGATCGGCGTGGGCGAGAAGATGGAAGACCTGCGTCCGTTCGACCCCGATCTGGTGGCACGGGTGATTGCCGGGATTGCGTGA